From a region of the Oncorhynchus keta strain PuntledgeMale-10-30-2019 chromosome 13, Oket_V2, whole genome shotgun sequence genome:
- the LOC118392280 gene encoding regulator of nonsense transcripts 2-like isoform X4, giving the protein MLAEGKRSLNMDEKEVSSFSNKEKDREGDRRPASSRDKVKDEAKMSGKKDVCKAAEEKRRRLEEDKRKKEEKERKRKEEEKLKAEEEQRKKEEEEKKQQEEQERKVQEEEAKRQREEEAAQLKEKEEGHQLHQEAWERHQCRKELRIRNQNAHEGRPEETFFSRLDSSLKKNTAFVKKLRTLTEQQREALSNDFGSLNLSKYIGEAVGSVVEAKLKISDVGCAVHLCSLFHQRYAEFAPLLLQAWKRHFEARKEEKAPNVSKLRTDLRFIAELTIVGLFTDKEGLSLIYEQLKSIIGTDRETHTHVSVVISFCKHCGDDIAGLVPRKVKAAREKFGLAFPPSEIINTEKQQPFQNLLREYFTSLTKHLKKDHRELQNIERQNRRILHSKGELSEDRHKQYEEFATSYQKLLANTQSLADFLDENMPELPLDKTVQEEHGPGIDIFTPGKPGEYDLEGGIWEDEDARNFYENMVDLKAFVPAILFKDNEKGKDKEEAAGKEAKDAAATTEELELELEALDIADDPLELDGPDEAENEAELAKKLLDEQEQEDEEASTGSHLKLIVDAFIQQLPNCVNRDLIDKAAMDFCMNMNTKSNRRKLVRALFTVPRQRLDLLPFYSRLVATLHPCMSDVADDLCSILKGDFRFHIRKKDQINIETKNKTVRFIGELAKFKLFSKTDTLHCLKMLLSDFSHHHIEMACTLLETSGRFLFRSPDSHLRTSVLLEQMMRKKQAQHLDARYVTMVENAYYYCNPPPMEKTVRKKRPPLQEYIRKLLYKDLSKVTTEKVLRQMRKLPWQDPESKGYLICCMVNIWNIKYNSIHCVANLLAGLVAYQEDVGIHVVDGVLEDIRLGMEVNQPKFNQRRISSAKFLGELYNYRMVESAVIFRTLFSFISFGVNPDGSPSPLDPPEHLFRIRMVCTLLDTCGQYFDRGSSKRKLDCFLIYFQRYIWWKKSVEVWSAEHQFPIDIDYMISDTLELLRPKMKLCISLEDSTRHVTELEREFLVKLGLAMDGQKDGRPSSAMGSEGEALDEDDEDDDEEGGADTEEQSGNESEMNELEEEEGSENEEEEREEEEEENTDYLTDSNKENETDEENNEVTIRGGGLKHVACAEDEDFIQALDKMMLENLQQRSGEAVKVHQLDVAIPLQLKSQLKKGPGGPICSGEGDGGISDTMQFVMLTRKGNKQQFKILNVPLSSHLAANHFNQQQAEQEERMRMKKLTLDINERQEQEDYQEMMASLAQRPAPANTNRERRPRYQHPKGAPNADLIFKTGGRKQETKLERNERHEKCDRQERQDKHKRNNRYEGQEARASQLSRTRY; this is encoded by the exons aCTCGAGGAGGACaaaagaaagaaggaagaaaAGGAGCGGAAACGGAAAGAAGAGGAGAAACTGAaggcagaggaggagcagaggaagaaggaggaagaggagaagaagcagcaggaggagcaggagaggaaagTTCAGGAGGAGGAGGCCAAGAGACAGCGTGAAGAGGAGGCAGCTCAACTCAA ggagaaggaagagggtCACCAGCTCCACCAGGAGGCCTGGGAGCGCCACCAGTGCCGGAAGGAGCTGCGCATCCGCAACCAGAACGCCCACGAGGGCCGTCCCGAGGAAACCTTCTTTAGCCGCCTTGACTCCAGCTTGAAGAAGAATACGGCCTTCGTCAAGAAGCTGCGCACGCTCACTGAGCAGCAGCGTGAAGCCCTCTCCAATGACTTCGGCTCGCTCAACCTCAGCAAGTACATCGGCGAGGCGGTGGGCTCGGTGGTGGAGGCCAAGCTGAAGATCTCTGATGTGGGCTGCGCCGTGCACCTATGCTCCCTCTTTCACCAGCGCTACGCTGAATTCGCCCCATTGCTCCTCCAAGCCTGGAAGAGGCACTTTGAGGCGCGCAAGGAGGAGAAGGCACCCAACGTGAGCAAGCTGCGCACCGACCTGCGCTTCATCGCAGAGCTTACCATCGTGGGCCTGTTTACGGACAAGGAGGGCCTTTCGCTCATCTACGAGCAGCTGAAGAGCATCATCGGGACAGACCGCGAGACACACACGCATGTGTCGGTGGTCATCAGCTTCTGTAAGCACTGCGGGGACGACATCGCGGGCCTGGTGCCTCGCAAAGTGAAGGCTGCACGGGAGAAGTTTGGTCTGGCCTTCCCTCCCAGTGAGATCATCAACACGGAGAAGCAGCAGCCCTTCCAGAACCTTCTGAGGGAGTACTTCACCTCGCTCACCAAGCACCTGAAGAAGGACCACCGCGAGTTGCAGAACATCGAGAGGCAGAACAG GCGTATCCTCCACTCCAAAGGGGAGCTGAGTGAGGACAGACACAAGCAGTATGAGGAGTTTGCTACATCCTACCAGAAGTTGCTGGCTAACACCCAGTCTCTGGCTGACTTTCTGGATGAGAACATGCCAGAACTTCCACTGGACAAGACTGTGCAGGAAG AGCACGGCCCTGGCATTGACATCTTCACCCCTGGGAAGCCCGGGGAGTATGACCTGGAGGGGGGCATCTGGGAGGACGAGGATGCCAGGAACTTCTATGAGAACATGGTGGACCTGAAGGCCTTCGTCCCCGCCATCCTGTTCAAAGATAACGAGAAGGGCAAGGACAAAGAAGAGGCTGCTGGTAAAG AGGCTAAAGATGCTGCGGCCACCACAGAGGAGTTGGAGTTGGAGCTCGAGGCTCTAGACATCGCTGATGACCCTCTGGAGCTGGATGGACCTGACGAGGCAGAGAACGAGGCAGAGCTTGCCAAAAAACTATTGGACGAGCAAG AACAAGAGGATGAGGAGGCAAGCACCGGGTCCCACCTGAAGCTCATAGTGGACGCTTTCATCCAGCAGCTTCCCAACTGTGTCAACAGAGACCTCATAGACAAG GCTGCCATGGATTTCTGCATGAACATGAACACCAAGTCAAACAGGAGGAAGCTGGTCCGGGCTCTCTTCACCGTTCCCAGACAAAG GTTGGATCTGCTGCCCTTTTACTCCCGTCTGGTGGCCACCCTTCACCCCTGCATGTCAGATGTGGCCGATGACCTGTGCTCCATACTCAAAGGAGACTTCAGGTTCCAT ATCCGGAAGAAGGACCAGATCAACATCGAAACCAAAAATAAAACTGTACGGTTTATCGGGGAGCTGGCGAAGTTCAAGCTGTTCTCTAAAACGGACACTCTGCATTGTCTGAAG ATGCTGCTGTCAGACTTCTCCCACCACCACATAGAGATGGCCTGCACTCTGCTGGAGACCAGTGGACGCTTCCTCTTCCGATCCCCCGACTCCCACCTCCGGACCAGCGTCCTTctg GAGCAAATGATGCGTAAGAAGCAGGCGCAGCACCTGGATGCTCGCTACGTGACCATGGTGGAGAATGCCTACTACTACTGCAACCCTCCGCCCATGGAGAAGACTGTCAGGAAGAAGAGGCCCCCGCTGCAAGAGTACATCCGCAAACTGCTCTACAAGGACCTCTCCAAGGTCACCACGGAGAAG gtGTTGAGGCAGATGCGTAAACTCCCCTGGCAGGACCCAGAGTCTAAAGGCTACCTGATCTGTTGCATGGTCAACATCTGGAACATCAAGTACAACAGCATTCACTGCGTGGCCAACCTGCTGGCCGGCCTTGTGGCCTACCAGGAGGACGTGGGCATCCACGTGGTGGATGGGGTCCTGGAGGACATCCGCCTGGGAATGGAG GTGAACCAGCCCAAGTTCAACCAGCGTCGGATCAGCAGTGCCAAGTTTCTGGGGGAGCTCTACAACTACCGCATGGTGGAGTCAGCGGTCATCTTCCGCaccctcttctccttcatctcgTTCGGCGTGAACCCGGACGGCAGCCCCAGCCCCCTGGACCCCCCCGAGCACCTGTTCCGCATCCGCATGGTCTGCACCCTGCTTGACACCTGCGGACAGTACTTTGACCGCGGCTCCAGCAAGAGGAAGCTGGACTGCTTCCTCATCTACTTCCAG AGGTATATCTGGTGGAAGAAGAGTGTGGAGGTGTGGAGTGCGGAGCACCAGTTCCCCATCGACATTGACTACATGATCAGTGACACCCTGGAGCTTCTCCGACCCAAGATGAAGCTTTGCATCTCCCTGGAAGACTCCACACGACACGTCACCGAGTTGGAGAGGGAGTTCCTCGTTAAACTGG GACTGGCCATGGATGGACAGAAGGACGGCCGGCCCTCCAGTGCCATGGGGAGTGAAGGCGAGGCTCTAGACGAGGATGACGAGGACGATGACGAAGAGGGAGGGGCGGACACAGAGGAACAGTCTGGCAATGAGAGCGAGATGAACGAGCTAGAGGAAGAA GAAGGGTCCGAGAATGAGGAAGAGgagcgggaggaagaggaggaggagaacactgaCTATCTGACCGACTCCAACAAGGAGAACGAGACGGACGAGGAGAACAAT GAGGTGACCATCCGTGGTGGCGGTCTGAAGCATGTGGCATGTGCTGAGGATGAGGACTTCATCCAGGCTCTGGACAAGATGATGCTGGAGAACCTGCAG cagcggAGCGGGGAGGCGGTGAAGGTGCACCAGTTGGACGTGGCCATCCCCCTGCAGCTGAAGAGCCAGCTGAAGAAAGGCCCTGGAGGACCCATCTGCTctggagagggagacggaggcaTCTCAGACACCATGCAGTTTGTCATGCTCACGCGCAAGGGCAACAAACAGCag TTTAAGATCCTGAACGTGCCTTTATCCTCCCACCTGGCTGCCAACCACTTCAACCAGCAGCAGgcagagcaggaggagaggatgaggatgaagaagcTCACTCTGGACATCAACGAGAGACAGGAGCAAGAAGACTACCAAG AAATGATGGCGTCTCTGGCCCAGCGGCCCGCTCCTGCCAACACCAACCGGGAGCGGCGCCCGCGCTACCAACACCCCAAAGGGGCACCCAACGCCGACCTCATCTTCAAGACCGGAGGAAG AAAGCAGGAAACAAAGCTGGAGAGAAATGAAAGGCACGAAAAGTGTGACAGACAAGAAAGGCAAGATAAACACAAGAGAAACAACAGATATGAGGGCCAGGAGGCTAGGGCCAGCCAGCTCAGTCGGACACGCTACTGA
- the LOC118392280 gene encoding regulator of nonsense transcripts 2-like isoform X1 has protein sequence MLAEGKRSLNMDEKEVSSFSNKEKDREGDRRPASSRDKVKDEAKMSGKKDVCKAAEEKRRRLEEDKRKKEEKERKRKEEEKLKAEEEQRKKEEEEKKQQEEQERKVQEEEAKRQREEEAAQLKEKEEGHQLHQEAWERHQCRKELRIRNQNAHEGRPEETFFSRLDSSLKKNTAFVKKLRTLTEQQREALSNDFGSLNLSKYIGEAVGSVVEAKLKISDVGCAVHLCSLFHQRYAEFAPLLLQAWKRHFEARKEEKAPNVSKLRTDLRFIAELTIVGLFTDKEGLSLIYEQLKSIIGTDRETHTHVSVVISFCKHCGDDIAGLVPRKVKAAREKFGLAFPPSEIINTEKQQPFQNLLREYFTSLTKHLKKDHRELQNIERQNRRILHSKGELSEDRHKQYEEFATSYQKLLANTQSLADFLDENMPELPLDKTVQEEHGPGIDIFTPGKPGEYDLEGGIWEDEDARNFYENMVDLKAFVPAILFKDNEKGKDKEEAAGKEAKDAAATTEELELELEALDIADDPLELDGPDEAENEAELAKKLLDEQGKDEEQEDEEASTGSHLKLIVDAFIQQLPNCVNRDLIDKAAMDFCMNMNTKSNRRKLVRALFTVPRQRLDLLPFYSRLVATLHPCMSDVADDLCSILKGDFRFHIRKKDQINIETKNKTVRFIGELAKFKLFSKTDTLHCLKMLLSDFSHHHIEMACTLLETSGRFLFRSPDSHLRTSVLLEQMMRKKQAQHLDARYVTMVENAYYYCNPPPMEKTVRKKRPPLQEYIRKLLYKDLSKVTTEKVLRQMRKLPWQDPESKGYLICCMVNIWNIKYNSIHCVANLLAGLVAYQEDVGIHVVDGVLEDIRLGMEVNQPKFNQRRISSAKFLGELYNYRMVESAVIFRTLFSFISFGVNPDGSPSPLDPPEHLFRIRMVCTLLDTCGQYFDRGSSKRKLDCFLIYFQRYIWWKKSVEVWSAEHQFPIDIDYMISDTLELLRPKMKLCISLEDSTRHVTELEREFLVKLGLAMDGQKDGRPSSAMGSEGEALDEDDEDDDEEGGADTEEQSGNESEMNELEEEEGSENEEEEREEEEEENTDYLTDSNKENETDEENNEVTIRGGGLKHVACAEDEDFIQALDKMMLENLQQRSGEAVKVHQLDVAIPLQLKSQLKKGPGGPICSGEGDGGISDTMQFVMLTRKGNKQQFKILNVPLSSHLAANHFNQQQAEQEERMRMKKLTLDINERQEQEDYQEMMASLAQRPAPANTNRERRPRYQHPKGAPNADLIFKTGGRKQETKLERNERHEKCDRQERQDKHKRNNRYEGQEARASQLSRTRY, from the exons aCTCGAGGAGGACaaaagaaagaaggaagaaaAGGAGCGGAAACGGAAAGAAGAGGAGAAACTGAaggcagaggaggagcagaggaagaaggaggaagaggagaagaagcagcaggaggagcaggagaggaaagTTCAGGAGGAGGAGGCCAAGAGACAGCGTGAAGAGGAGGCAGCTCAACTCAA ggagaaggaagagggtCACCAGCTCCACCAGGAGGCCTGGGAGCGCCACCAGTGCCGGAAGGAGCTGCGCATCCGCAACCAGAACGCCCACGAGGGCCGTCCCGAGGAAACCTTCTTTAGCCGCCTTGACTCCAGCTTGAAGAAGAATACGGCCTTCGTCAAGAAGCTGCGCACGCTCACTGAGCAGCAGCGTGAAGCCCTCTCCAATGACTTCGGCTCGCTCAACCTCAGCAAGTACATCGGCGAGGCGGTGGGCTCGGTGGTGGAGGCCAAGCTGAAGATCTCTGATGTGGGCTGCGCCGTGCACCTATGCTCCCTCTTTCACCAGCGCTACGCTGAATTCGCCCCATTGCTCCTCCAAGCCTGGAAGAGGCACTTTGAGGCGCGCAAGGAGGAGAAGGCACCCAACGTGAGCAAGCTGCGCACCGACCTGCGCTTCATCGCAGAGCTTACCATCGTGGGCCTGTTTACGGACAAGGAGGGCCTTTCGCTCATCTACGAGCAGCTGAAGAGCATCATCGGGACAGACCGCGAGACACACACGCATGTGTCGGTGGTCATCAGCTTCTGTAAGCACTGCGGGGACGACATCGCGGGCCTGGTGCCTCGCAAAGTGAAGGCTGCACGGGAGAAGTTTGGTCTGGCCTTCCCTCCCAGTGAGATCATCAACACGGAGAAGCAGCAGCCCTTCCAGAACCTTCTGAGGGAGTACTTCACCTCGCTCACCAAGCACCTGAAGAAGGACCACCGCGAGTTGCAGAACATCGAGAGGCAGAACAG GCGTATCCTCCACTCCAAAGGGGAGCTGAGTGAGGACAGACACAAGCAGTATGAGGAGTTTGCTACATCCTACCAGAAGTTGCTGGCTAACACCCAGTCTCTGGCTGACTTTCTGGATGAGAACATGCCAGAACTTCCACTGGACAAGACTGTGCAGGAAG AGCACGGCCCTGGCATTGACATCTTCACCCCTGGGAAGCCCGGGGAGTATGACCTGGAGGGGGGCATCTGGGAGGACGAGGATGCCAGGAACTTCTATGAGAACATGGTGGACCTGAAGGCCTTCGTCCCCGCCATCCTGTTCAAAGATAACGAGAAGGGCAAGGACAAAGAAGAGGCTGCTGGTAAAG AGGCTAAAGATGCTGCGGCCACCACAGAGGAGTTGGAGTTGGAGCTCGAGGCTCTAGACATCGCTGATGACCCTCTGGAGCTGGATGGACCTGACGAGGCAGAGAACGAGGCAGAGCTTGCCAAAAAACTATTGGACGAGCAAGGTAAAGATGAAG AACAAGAGGATGAGGAGGCAAGCACCGGGTCCCACCTGAAGCTCATAGTGGACGCTTTCATCCAGCAGCTTCCCAACTGTGTCAACAGAGACCTCATAGACAAG GCTGCCATGGATTTCTGCATGAACATGAACACCAAGTCAAACAGGAGGAAGCTGGTCCGGGCTCTCTTCACCGTTCCCAGACAAAG GTTGGATCTGCTGCCCTTTTACTCCCGTCTGGTGGCCACCCTTCACCCCTGCATGTCAGATGTGGCCGATGACCTGTGCTCCATACTCAAAGGAGACTTCAGGTTCCAT ATCCGGAAGAAGGACCAGATCAACATCGAAACCAAAAATAAAACTGTACGGTTTATCGGGGAGCTGGCGAAGTTCAAGCTGTTCTCTAAAACGGACACTCTGCATTGTCTGAAG ATGCTGCTGTCAGACTTCTCCCACCACCACATAGAGATGGCCTGCACTCTGCTGGAGACCAGTGGACGCTTCCTCTTCCGATCCCCCGACTCCCACCTCCGGACCAGCGTCCTTctg GAGCAAATGATGCGTAAGAAGCAGGCGCAGCACCTGGATGCTCGCTACGTGACCATGGTGGAGAATGCCTACTACTACTGCAACCCTCCGCCCATGGAGAAGACTGTCAGGAAGAAGAGGCCCCCGCTGCAAGAGTACATCCGCAAACTGCTCTACAAGGACCTCTCCAAGGTCACCACGGAGAAG gtGTTGAGGCAGATGCGTAAACTCCCCTGGCAGGACCCAGAGTCTAAAGGCTACCTGATCTGTTGCATGGTCAACATCTGGAACATCAAGTACAACAGCATTCACTGCGTGGCCAACCTGCTGGCCGGCCTTGTGGCCTACCAGGAGGACGTGGGCATCCACGTGGTGGATGGGGTCCTGGAGGACATCCGCCTGGGAATGGAG GTGAACCAGCCCAAGTTCAACCAGCGTCGGATCAGCAGTGCCAAGTTTCTGGGGGAGCTCTACAACTACCGCATGGTGGAGTCAGCGGTCATCTTCCGCaccctcttctccttcatctcgTTCGGCGTGAACCCGGACGGCAGCCCCAGCCCCCTGGACCCCCCCGAGCACCTGTTCCGCATCCGCATGGTCTGCACCCTGCTTGACACCTGCGGACAGTACTTTGACCGCGGCTCCAGCAAGAGGAAGCTGGACTGCTTCCTCATCTACTTCCAG AGGTATATCTGGTGGAAGAAGAGTGTGGAGGTGTGGAGTGCGGAGCACCAGTTCCCCATCGACATTGACTACATGATCAGTGACACCCTGGAGCTTCTCCGACCCAAGATGAAGCTTTGCATCTCCCTGGAAGACTCCACACGACACGTCACCGAGTTGGAGAGGGAGTTCCTCGTTAAACTGG GACTGGCCATGGATGGACAGAAGGACGGCCGGCCCTCCAGTGCCATGGGGAGTGAAGGCGAGGCTCTAGACGAGGATGACGAGGACGATGACGAAGAGGGAGGGGCGGACACAGAGGAACAGTCTGGCAATGAGAGCGAGATGAACGAGCTAGAGGAAGAA GAAGGGTCCGAGAATGAGGAAGAGgagcgggaggaagaggaggaggagaacactgaCTATCTGACCGACTCCAACAAGGAGAACGAGACGGACGAGGAGAACAAT GAGGTGACCATCCGTGGTGGCGGTCTGAAGCATGTGGCATGTGCTGAGGATGAGGACTTCATCCAGGCTCTGGACAAGATGATGCTGGAGAACCTGCAG cagcggAGCGGGGAGGCGGTGAAGGTGCACCAGTTGGACGTGGCCATCCCCCTGCAGCTGAAGAGCCAGCTGAAGAAAGGCCCTGGAGGACCCATCTGCTctggagagggagacggaggcaTCTCAGACACCATGCAGTTTGTCATGCTCACGCGCAAGGGCAACAAACAGCag TTTAAGATCCTGAACGTGCCTTTATCCTCCCACCTGGCTGCCAACCACTTCAACCAGCAGCAGgcagagcaggaggagaggatgaggatgaagaagcTCACTCTGGACATCAACGAGAGACAGGAGCAAGAAGACTACCAAG AAATGATGGCGTCTCTGGCCCAGCGGCCCGCTCCTGCCAACACCAACCGGGAGCGGCGCCCGCGCTACCAACACCCCAAAGGGGCACCCAACGCCGACCTCATCTTCAAGACCGGAGGAAG AAAGCAGGAAACAAAGCTGGAGAGAAATGAAAGGCACGAAAAGTGTGACAGACAAGAAAGGCAAGATAAACACAAGAGAAACAACAGATATGAGGGCCAGGAGGCTAGGGCCAGCCAGCTCAGTCGGACACGCTACTGA